From Coleofasciculus sp. FACHB-1120:
AGACCCCGCAGTGTCAAACTGAATTCAGGTCATTTAAGCAATGTTGTATGTGCGACTGGCTGCGCTTGGCGACTGTTGCCTTCGGCTACAACCCGCTTTGAGGTGGAAGGGCACCGCCCCTAAAACTCAGAGCTAGAGCCAGCTTGGGATAACTCGACTTTTGGCGAATAGTCGGAGGCTTTCAGCTTTAGTAAAGTAGCTGCGATACTAGGCACAGAGTCACTTTTATGCCAGAAGGATCGGATAAGCAGCACAGCCACTTGGGTACGGGATGGTCTTTCCCACTACGGGTGAACGTACAGGGAGGACTTCAACTCAGTTCAGCAGAACGGAATATCGAAGAATCGATTCGGATTATCCTGCGGACTGAAATGGGAGAAAGGGTGTATCGACCCAATTTTGGGTCGCGCTTATCGGAAATGGTCTTTGCGCCTATGAATACTCAAACCCTTCTCCTGTTGCGCTTGCACGTCCAAGAAGCTCTA
This genomic window contains:
- a CDS encoding GPW/gp25 family protein; the protein is MPEGSDKQHSHLGTGWSFPLRVNVQGGLQLSSAERNIEESIRIILRTEMGERVYRPNFGSRLSEMVFAPMNTQTLLLLRLHVQEALEMWEPRIVIDLVRTDPDPIRGRVDIIVEYHPKGTYDARSLVYPFYLNGKEE